In Chengkuizengella sediminis, a single window of DNA contains:
- a CDS encoding GNAT family N-acetyltransferase, protein MIIRDAVETDLPEILSIYNHAILTTTATFDLEKETLEQRKEWFSHYGKKHPIIVACIDDQVAGYCSLSPYRSKAAYYQTVELSVYIDEKFRGKGIAKNLMTEMIKRAEGLGHHVIISGITKGNEVSVKMHEQFGFEYIGCFKEVGYKFDSWLDVLFYQLIINKEII, encoded by the coding sequence TTGATAATTAGAGACGCAGTTGAGACAGACCTTCCTGAAATTTTAAGTATTTATAATCATGCCATTTTAACAACAACGGCAACCTTTGACTTAGAGAAAGAAACATTGGAACAGAGAAAAGAGTGGTTTTCTCATTATGGCAAGAAACATCCAATCATAGTAGCTTGTATTGATGATCAAGTGGCGGGTTATTGCAGTTTATCCCCTTATAGATCAAAAGCAGCATATTATCAAACAGTGGAGTTATCTGTATACATAGATGAAAAATTTAGAGGTAAGGGCATTGCCAAAAATTTAATGACTGAAATGATTAAACGCGCTGAAGGTTTAGGTCACCACGTCATTATTTCCGGTATTACAAAAGGAAATGAAGTAAGTGTAAAGATGCATGAGCAGTTTGGCTTTGAATACATAGGTTGTTTTAAAGAGGTGGGTTATAAGTTTGATTCTTGGTTAGATGTTTTGTTTTATCAGTTAATTATTAATAAAGAAATAATATAA
- a CDS encoding transposase, with translation MTNKDMGPMSGDPVETEGIYKNEWDREEMFKRGDIFPADPQMGTTAWVLSAFPPDQQRRETVDPRFRLNNTSESNHQNKPRLHIDRGDK, from the coding sequence ATGACGAATAAAGATATGGGGCCAATGTCAGGAGATCCTGTGGAAACTGAAGGCATATATAAAAATGAATGGGACAGAGAGGAAATGTTTAAACGTGGAGACATATTCCCTGCTGATCCTCAAATGGGAACTACAGCATGGGTATTAAGTGCGTTTCCTCCAGATCAGCAAAGAAGAGAAACGGTTGATCCACGATTTAGATTAAACAATACAAGTGAATCCAATCATCAAAACAAACCACGTTTGCACATAGATCGAGGGGATAAATAA
- a CDS encoding cell wall hydrolase: protein MIFIRKLKAVTISLFLFFTVMSVSFASQSSYLIKINSQEVNLSKPIVEKESRIYVPIRIVVDEFGATVEWIKDTKEAIIQMNSGDQITFKLNDVSVLLNGERYYMDAPTIIENDHFYIPVRHLTEFLHANFQYNVETKQMNVSTIPLHTIMPGETVQSISEQYGITVEQLKVRNKLESDELFINDQLKVVIPSIMQSKLAQNFSEEEIELLAKIISAEAGYEPYEGQIAVGNVILNRVNDSRFPNTIKGVIYANNQFTPVKTGKFETIQPSAQSIKAAQEVLAGKIVVEGALYFFNPAVSKSDFFYSKEVVKEIGGHRFVK, encoded by the coding sequence GTGATTTTTATTCGAAAACTAAAAGCTGTAACGATAAGTTTATTTTTATTTTTTACAGTGATGAGTGTTAGTTTTGCGTCACAGTCAAGTTACTTGATAAAAATTAACTCTCAAGAAGTAAATTTATCTAAGCCAATAGTAGAGAAAGAAAGTCGTATTTATGTACCAATTCGTATAGTAGTTGACGAGTTTGGCGCAACAGTTGAATGGATAAAGGATACAAAAGAAGCTATTATCCAAATGAATTCTGGAGACCAGATAACATTTAAATTAAATGATGTAAGCGTACTGCTTAATGGTGAAAGATATTATATGGATGCTCCAACCATTATAGAAAATGATCATTTTTATATACCTGTTCGACATCTCACAGAATTTTTGCATGCAAATTTTCAGTACAATGTAGAAACCAAACAAATGAATGTATCAACTATACCACTACATACCATAATGCCTGGTGAAACTGTACAGAGTATAAGTGAACAATATGGAATAACGGTTGAACAACTAAAAGTCAGAAATAAACTAGAATCCGATGAGTTATTTATCAATGATCAATTAAAAGTAGTAATTCCATCTATAATGCAATCAAAATTAGCTCAAAACTTTTCTGAAGAAGAAATTGAACTTTTAGCTAAAATTATATCTGCAGAAGCAGGTTACGAACCTTATGAAGGTCAAATAGCTGTGGGAAATGTCATATTGAATCGAGTAAATGATTCACGTTTTCCAAATACGATTAAAGGTGTAATCTATGCCAACAATCAATTTACACCTGTAAAAACAGGTAAGTTTGAAACTATTCAGCCGTCCGCTCAATCAATCAAGGCTGCTCAAGAAGTGTTAGCAGGTAAAATTGTAGTAGAAGGTGCTTTATATTTCTTTAACCCCGCAGTATCTAAAAGTGACTTCTTTTATAGTAAGGAAGTAGTGAAAGAAATTGGTGGACATCGATTTGTGAAATAA
- a CDS encoding S-layer homology domain-containing protein, with protein sequence MKRSLSILLSIAMVFSMLTSVAFAKEMDAEDKYNELEDKGIFNGYSDGLPHLEDNMTREQAAKIIALVFDLDLSDIPNTPTFSDVYKERWSYKYVEASVDAGIIEGIGNGKFAPKDNVTLQEFAKMLVEGYVFLTDKEYDEDGSVDDADVSAWAQEYVAAALKLGLIGEYDDYTIDADRTFLVESAYVSVEKVEDYKESQKKLEVENIDSDNLREIVIEFNGLLDEVTAENTDHYDLSDGIDVEGAELQEDGKTIVLKVEPMDNQEEYTLEIDGVMNIGGKIIEDFEEEFKPFDGDLPEVEGIEFTGPKSFKITFNEPIMDDENPKDDFIIDDSNVVVKKGSTKLSVRDVIIDQNNERVVNVDLNSKLKDGNEYTITVSKVEDFAGYSNISFKESYDYEDSKEIPTAEVINADQKVIEVEFDKPVSGLTPDHFYHTYRSWKAVEIYADENRENDIDEDEKVTTVFVVFAEETDDDRPLPSGDVEFTIKDDANDSEIVDNWGNEFETTTYDIEIESDREAPTVMDVEVISGSEIEVSFSERIKEFDEDNFEFFDEDGDELDVDHEVDPGNNNESVIIDFDNQEGNTIILEISDLVDDTLYENEMEKYSIELDVDDLTFAGVSRVEFDDNGSKDSVLYIIYKEEVSETAIDPDNYRFYDGNKTTRIHGDFEFFENDKTVMIELTEDDLAELADADKLLISNVEDVNGNKYDGFQISIDIDEFGNVRAKVALNDVTAISRSEITVQFDQELTSVSEDDFKVEGSFIDGDGDIDGLDIEYNDEGTLVTLFLENEIENTGDSAEDDLDIKVSFEADESDPDTHNIFNLAPEPFINGNARVAVDGIAPEVAFRTLGSDKVENVFAIDVDGNNKTDHVIIEFTELISDSSIYKKKFKFNDSDYNDIIRAYATDDYTTIPADLSEGNDTDGIYVVIRVEEQNSSDLDVDLELSTVNDYDIEDVYGNILEEIDDVEVINIEDNDFGFTGSVSLDKASYEIGETVTVTVTDADEDTTNSQDQVNVALAGSGNSIQVTLTETDDNSGVFSGTATLISNVSNNNEVQGTVGGTLTVTYEDDLDSFGNTNVDRTDVANVVDVTPATVQTVESFDNNLNGITDQIVLTFDENVTSDGSGFIIEDINGNPIGVTGGISSTNTITLTLNELDVLTGTAALNYYYVDASGNAVDASNNQLGNIGSDGNEVEVDDKAAPLIIKVEADLTNQDSPLTVVTFSEIVFPNESASQGNFTEALFTYNDVSVSGSTTFESNQVADSTANGLQIINLNADVNHVLGDSADTVDIADDSIYDASGNEVISNPTNIQDNNGI encoded by the coding sequence ATGAAAAGAAGTTTATCTATATTACTATCTATAGCTATGGTCTTCTCAATGCTTACTTCAGTGGCCTTTGCTAAAGAAATGGATGCTGAAGATAAATATAATGAATTGGAAGACAAAGGTATTTTTAATGGTTATAGTGATGGCTTACCTCATTTAGAAGACAATATGACTCGTGAGCAAGCCGCTAAAATCATCGCATTAGTATTTGACTTAGATCTATCTGATATTCCTAATACACCAACATTTTCTGATGTGTATAAAGAACGTTGGTCTTATAAATATGTTGAAGCGTCAGTAGATGCAGGCATTATTGAGGGTATTGGTAATGGTAAATTTGCTCCGAAAGATAATGTAACACTTCAAGAATTTGCAAAAATGTTGGTTGAAGGTTATGTATTCTTAACAGACAAGGAATATGATGAGGATGGATCAGTTGATGATGCAGATGTTAGTGCTTGGGCGCAAGAATATGTTGCGGCAGCATTAAAATTAGGTCTAATTGGTGAGTATGATGATTACACTATAGATGCTGACCGCACATTCCTAGTAGAATCTGCTTATGTAAGTGTAGAGAAAGTAGAAGACTATAAAGAATCACAAAAGAAACTAGAAGTAGAGAATATTGACTCTGACAATCTTCGTGAAATCGTTATTGAATTTAATGGATTGTTAGATGAAGTAACAGCTGAAAACACAGATCATTATGATTTATCTGATGGTATTGATGTTGAAGGAGCTGAGCTACAAGAAGATGGTAAGACAATTGTATTAAAAGTAGAACCAATGGATAATCAAGAAGAGTATACACTTGAAATTGATGGAGTAATGAACATTGGTGGAAAAATCATTGAGGATTTCGAAGAAGAATTTAAACCATTTGATGGTGATTTGCCAGAAGTGGAAGGAATCGAATTTACAGGTCCTAAATCTTTTAAAATCACATTTAATGAACCAATCATGGATGATGAAAATCCAAAAGATGATTTTATAATTGATGATTCTAATGTTGTTGTTAAAAAAGGTTCAACAAAATTATCTGTAAGAGATGTAATTATTGATCAGAATAATGAACGTGTTGTGAATGTTGACCTTAATTCTAAATTAAAAGACGGTAATGAGTACACGATTACTGTTTCAAAAGTAGAGGACTTTGCAGGTTATTCAAATATTAGCTTTAAAGAATCTTATGATTATGAAGATTCAAAAGAAATACCAACTGCAGAAGTGATTAACGCAGATCAAAAAGTGATAGAAGTTGAGTTTGATAAACCTGTTAGTGGATTAACGCCTGATCATTTCTATCATACTTATAGATCTTGGAAAGCTGTAGAAATCTATGCAGATGAAAATAGAGAAAATGATATTGATGAAGATGAAAAAGTAACAACAGTATTTGTAGTATTTGCTGAAGAAACGGATGATGATAGACCATTACCATCAGGTGATGTAGAGTTTACAATCAAAGATGATGCAAATGATTCAGAAATTGTAGACAACTGGGGTAATGAATTTGAAACAACGACTTATGATATTGAGATTGAGTCGGATCGTGAAGCTCCAACTGTAATGGATGTGGAAGTGATCTCTGGTTCTGAAATTGAAGTATCTTTCAGTGAACGCATTAAAGAATTTGATGAAGATAATTTTGAATTCTTTGATGAAGATGGGGATGAACTAGATGTAGATCATGAAGTTGATCCAGGTAACAACAATGAATCCGTAATAATTGATTTTGACAATCAAGAAGGAAACACAATCATCTTAGAAATTTCTGATTTAGTAGATGATACGTTATATGAAAATGAAATGGAAAAATACTCAATTGAATTAGACGTAGATGATTTAACTTTTGCTGGTGTAAGTCGAGTAGAATTTGATGATAACGGAAGTAAGGATAGCGTATTATATATAATTTATAAAGAAGAAGTTAGTGAAACAGCAATTGATCCAGATAATTATCGTTTTTATGATGGAAATAAAACAACAAGAATTCATGGAGATTTTGAATTCTTCGAAAACGATAAAACAGTCATGATAGAATTAACTGAAGATGATCTTGCTGAGCTTGCAGATGCGGATAAGTTATTAATTTCCAATGTCGAGGACGTAAATGGAAATAAATACGATGGATTCCAGATATCAATAGATATTGATGAATTTGGTAATGTTAGAGCGAAAGTAGCTTTAAATGATGTTACAGCAATTAGTAGATCTGAAATTACAGTACAATTTGACCAAGAACTGACTTCAGTAAGTGAAGATGATTTTAAAGTAGAAGGTTCATTCATCGATGGTGATGGAGATATTGATGGATTAGACATCGAGTATAACGATGAAGGTACACTAGTAACACTATTCTTAGAAAATGAAATTGAAAATACTGGAGATAGTGCAGAAGATGATCTAGACATAAAAGTATCATTTGAAGCAGATGAAAGTGATCCAGATACGCATAACATTTTCAATTTAGCTCCAGAGCCATTTATAAATGGAAATGCAAGGGTTGCTGTAGATGGTATAGCTCCTGAAGTAGCATTTAGAACACTTGGAAGTGATAAAGTAGAAAACGTTTTTGCGATTGACGTTGATGGAAATAATAAAACAGACCATGTTATCATTGAATTCACGGAGCTTATAAGTGACAGTTCTATTTACAAGAAGAAGTTTAAATTTAATGATAGTGATTATAACGATATAATTAGAGCTTATGCAACGGATGATTATACAACAATACCTGCTGATCTTTCAGAAGGAAATGATACGGATGGTATCTATGTTGTAATCCGAGTTGAAGAGCAAAATAGTTCTGATTTAGATGTTGATTTAGAATTAAGTACTGTAAATGACTATGATATTGAAGACGTATATGGTAATATCCTTGAAGAAATTGATGATGTTGAAGTCATTAATATAGAGGATAATGATTTTGGGTTTACTGGATCTGTTTCTTTAGACAAAGCTAGCTATGAGATAGGCGAAACAGTTACTGTAACTGTAACAGACGCTGATGAGGACACTACTAACTCACAAGATCAAGTAAATGTAGCATTAGCAGGATCTGGAAATTCAATTCAAGTTACATTAACAGAAACAGATGATAACTCTGGAGTATTTTCAGGTACTGCAACATTAATTTCTAATGTTTCAAATAATAACGAAGTACAGGGGACTGTAGGTGGGACATTAACAGTTACTTATGAAGATGATTTAGATAGTTTTGGAAATACAAATGTTGATAGAACGGATGTAGCTAATGTTGTAGATGTTACTCCTGCTACTGTTCAAACAGTGGAATCATTTGATAATAATCTGAATGGCATAACTGATCAAATAGTCTTAACTTTTGATGAGAATGTGACTTCTGATGGGAGTGGATTTATTATTGAGGATATTAATGGCAACCCAATAGGGGTTACTGGGGGTATCTCGTCTACAAATACAATTACATTGACTTTAAATGAATTAGATGTCCTTACTGGTACTGCTGCATTAAATTATTATTACGTTGATGCAAGCGGAAACGCTGTTGATGCTTCAAATAACCAGCTAGGAAATATTGGATCAGACGGAAATGAAGTTGAGGTTGATGATAAGGCTGCTCCACTAATTATTAAAGTTGAAGCTGATCTTACGAATCAAGATTCTCCATTAACAGTAGTTACATTTAGTGAAATAGTATTTCCTAATGAGAGTGCAAGTCAAGGAAACTTTACTGAAGCTTTGTTTACTTATAATGATGTTAGTGTAAGTGGTTCGACTACTTTTGAATCAAATCAAGTAGCGGACAGTACTGCTAATGGCTTGCAAATAATTAATTTAAATGCTGATGTTAATCATGTTTTAGGAGATTCTGCTGACACTGTAGATATTGCTGATGATTCAATTTATGATGCTTCAGGTAATGAGGTAATAAGTAATCCAACAAATATTCAAGATAATAATGGAATCTAA
- a CDS encoding Ig-like domain-containing protein has translation MREKSSNDSITQSSKTKQTNVFRGGETKVMKKSLSILLALAMVFSMFASVAAAEETEMTAEEKFDALKEKGIFNGYDDGLPHLEDNMTREQAAKIIALVFELDLDTPEAATFSDVAADRWSYEYVEAAAAAEIINGVSEGVFAPTDNVTVEQFAKMIAVGYATTTEMEIDMDATTDSENVSAWAQAYVAFALEAGLIAEQDDYTVDAIRTVLVEGAYVANAKVEELAEAAKELKVESITADSLVQVVIEFNAALDAESAEEEGNYDLSDSIDVDGAELQEDGKTVVLTVEELDNQDEYKIEIDGVTSAGGNTLEEFEGLFTAFDADLPTVEGLQFTGPKSFTVTFSEPMDPEVNGEVEVKKGSKKLSVDKNDTKISGNEVFVELNSSFKDGEEYSIAISKYEDFAEYGNVSYKENFDYEDSKEVPTASIEDVTQTVVEVKFDKPVSGVNKDDFNHTYTGWKALYITETKGEVPADVEASLDNVTTLFVVFDDGEDDGFDGDHALPSGTVEFTIASGEIEDNWGNEFEKTTYELEVAADRDAPTVTGVEVESGTSVEITFNESVKVDSDNYKFLDSDGEEVNIDITAEGSDDNKTVTLTFEDDNQEGETLTLVISDVVDDTLYENEMEEYSEELVFDDLTFDLVDRVEFKDAEDEDVFNEGDDLLYIIFNEAVSDSAIDSDNYRLYNGTTLAKLEGEFEFFEEDHIIQVELTSDDFDKLNGAYNELVLSNIEDVNGNGMDDFQVDATIVAFDSEDTQAVAEVSVTGSNEVTIEFDQRLENINETGFSVTVSGSADVVIDGIEEDLNDDGNTVLKLTLDNEDDDIEIPTDASGVTVAFDRGITDVEIANIFGVKPKTFNYSGADIADGYAPELIDEPVAVTGTNTVTIEFTENMDSDELYKGFFEVNDETPTSVSVSGAVITLTVADDVLVDGEDLEITIDEDKLADDSGNFFEGDDDITLEEINTNP, from the coding sequence ATGAGAGAAAAGAGCTCAAATGATTCAATAACTCAATCTAGTAAAACTAAACAAACAAACGTATTCCGAGGAGGAGAAACAAAGGTTATGAAAAAGAGTTTATCTATATTATTAGCGTTAGCTATGGTTTTCTCAATGTTCGCTTCTGTAGCAGCTGCTGAAGAAACTGAAATGACGGCTGAAGAGAAGTTTGATGCATTGAAAGAAAAAGGTATTTTTAATGGGTATGATGATGGTCTTCCACATTTAGAAGACAATATGACTCGTGAACAAGCAGCAAAAATTATTGCACTTGTTTTTGAACTAGACTTAGACACTCCAGAAGCTGCAACATTTTCTGATGTAGCTGCTGATCGTTGGTCTTACGAGTATGTAGAAGCAGCTGCTGCGGCAGAAATTATCAATGGTGTTTCTGAAGGAGTATTTGCTCCAACAGATAACGTAACTGTTGAACAATTTGCTAAAATGATCGCAGTTGGTTATGCAACTACAACTGAAATGGAAATCGATATGGATGCTACTACAGATAGTGAAAATGTAAGTGCTTGGGCTCAAGCATATGTAGCATTTGCACTTGAAGCAGGTTTAATAGCTGAGCAAGACGATTACACTGTTGATGCAATTCGTACGGTTTTAGTTGAAGGTGCTTATGTTGCTAATGCGAAAGTAGAAGAATTAGCTGAAGCAGCTAAGGAATTAAAAGTTGAGTCTATTACTGCTGACAGTCTTGTACAGGTAGTAATTGAATTCAATGCAGCTCTTGACGCAGAATCTGCAGAAGAAGAAGGAAATTATGATCTATCAGATTCTATCGATGTTGATGGTGCTGAATTACAAGAAGATGGTAAAACAGTTGTTTTAACTGTTGAAGAATTAGATAATCAAGATGAATATAAAATTGAAATTGATGGTGTAACAAGTGCGGGTGGAAACACATTAGAAGAATTCGAAGGATTATTCACTGCATTTGATGCTGATCTTCCAACTGTAGAGGGTCTTCAATTTACTGGACCGAAAAGTTTTACAGTGACTTTTAGTGAACCAATGGACCCTGAAGTAAATGGTGAAGTTGAGGTTAAAAAAGGGTCTAAGAAATTATCTGTAGATAAAAATGATACAAAAATTAGTGGTAATGAAGTATTTGTTGAACTTAACTCCTCTTTCAAAGATGGAGAAGAGTATTCAATTGCAATTAGTAAATATGAAGATTTTGCTGAATATGGAAACGTAAGTTATAAAGAGAACTTTGATTATGAAGATTCTAAAGAGGTTCCAACAGCTTCAATTGAAGATGTTACTCAAACAGTTGTAGAAGTTAAGTTTGATAAACCAGTATCTGGTGTGAATAAAGATGACTTTAATCATACATATACTGGATGGAAAGCTCTTTACATCACTGAAACTAAGGGAGAAGTCCCAGCTGATGTAGAAGCTTCACTGGATAATGTAACTACGTTATTTGTAGTATTTGATGACGGTGAAGATGATGGCTTCGATGGTGATCATGCGTTACCTTCAGGTACAGTTGAATTTACAATTGCTTCTGGGGAGATCGAAGACAACTGGGGTAATGAATTTGAGAAAACTACTTATGAACTTGAAGTAGCAGCAGATCGTGATGCTCCAACCGTAACAGGTGTGGAAGTTGAATCTGGTACATCAGTTGAAATTACATTTAACGAAAGTGTTAAAGTTGATTCAGATAACTATAAGTTTTTAGATAGTGATGGAGAAGAAGTTAATATTGACATTACTGCAGAAGGTTCAGATGATAACAAGACGGTAACGTTAACATTTGAAGACGATAATCAAGAAGGTGAAACTCTTACTTTAGTGATTTCTGACGTAGTAGACGATACTTTATATGAAAATGAAATGGAAGAGTATTCTGAAGAGTTGGTATTTGATGACTTAACATTTGATTTAGTAGACCGTGTTGAGTTCAAAGATGCAGAAGATGAAGATGTTTTTAATGAAGGTGACGATCTACTGTATATCATCTTTAATGAAGCTGTAAGTGATTCTGCTATTGATTCAGATAACTATCGTTTATATAACGGTACTACCTTAGCAAAACTTGAAGGTGAATTCGAATTCTTTGAAGAAGATCACATTATTCAAGTTGAGTTAACAAGTGATGATTTTGATAAATTAAACGGTGCTTATAATGAACTTGTACTATCTAATATTGAAGATGTAAATGGAAACGGCATGGACGATTTCCAAGTTGATGCTACTATAGTTGCTTTCGATAGTGAAGATACTCAAGCTGTAGCTGAAGTATCAGTAACTGGAAGTAATGAAGTTACTATCGAATTTGATCAAAGATTAGAAAACATTAATGAAACTGGGTTTTCTGTAACAGTATCTGGTAGTGCAGATGTTGTTATTGATGGAATTGAAGAAGACCTTAACGATGATGGGAACACAGTATTGAAACTAACTCTTGATAATGAAGATGATGATATTGAAATCCCTACAGATGCTAGTGGTGTTACGGTTGCATTTGATCGCGGTATTACAGACGTAGAAATAGCAAACATTTTTGGAGTGAAACCTAAAACATTCAATTATTCTGGTGCTGATATAGCAGACGGTTATGCTCCAGAATTAATTGATGAGCCAGTAGCAGTTACTGGAACAAACACAGTTACTATCGAATTTACTGAAAATATGGATTCTGATGAATTGTATAAAGGATTCTTCGAAGTAAATGACGAGACTCCAACTTCAGTTAGTGTAAGTGGTGCAGTAATCACCTTAACTGTTGCAGATGACGTTCTTGTAGATGGTGAAGATCTAGAAATCACTATTGATGAGGATAAACTTGCTGATGATTCAGGTAACTTCTTTGAAGGTGACGATGATATAACTCTTGAGGAGATCAACACAAATCCTTAA